A window of Candidatus Vicinibacter proximus contains these coding sequences:
- the frr gene encoding ribosome recycling factor, producing MSAALETHIVQTKAEFEKAIEHLQKELTRVRTGKASTNILDGILVNYYGSPTPLTQVANLSLADSRTIAIQPWEKKIIGDIEQAIFAANLGFTPQNDGEMIRIAIPPLTEERRKEFVKQVKHFGEEAKVSIRSSRHKILDFIKKEQKNGLAEDIAKTKEQLIQNLVTDYSSKVDKIIEVKEKEIMTV from the coding sequence ATGTCTGCAGCATTAGAAACTCATATCGTCCAAACAAAAGCCGAATTTGAGAAGGCTATTGAACACCTTCAAAAAGAATTAACCAGAGTGCGCACAGGAAAGGCTTCCACAAATATATTGGATGGTATATTGGTAAACTATTATGGATCTCCTACCCCGCTGACTCAGGTGGCTAACTTAAGTCTTGCGGATTCCAGAACCATTGCCATACAACCCTGGGAGAAAAAAATCATTGGCGATATAGAACAAGCCATATTTGCTGCTAATTTGGGATTCACACCACAAAATGATGGTGAGATGATTCGTATTGCAATCCCCCCATTAACCGAAGAAAGACGTAAAGAATTTGTCAAACAAGTAAAACACTTTGGAGAAGAGGCAAAAGTCAGTATACGATCCAGCCGTCACAAAATATTGGACTTTATCAAAAAAGAACAAAAGAATGGTCTGGCTGAAGATATTGCAAAGACAAAAGAACAATTAATTCAAAATTTAGTCACAGACTATTCTTCAAAAGTGGATAAAATTATAGAGGTAAAAGAAAAAGAGATAATGACTGTTTAG
- a CDS encoding lipoprotein signal peptidase translates to MKSRNAYLFSVIVILFILFLDQSIKIWVKTHMHQGQEILIFGQSWARIHFVENEGMAFGLSFGGATGKLALSIFRILAVLFLFYLLGKLIKSKENPALILAFSMILAGALGNIIDSAFYGMLFSYSPFHGGVAEFLPPDGGYAPFLMGRVVDMFYFPLIQSTFPSWVPIWGGQEFEFFRPVFNLADSSIFIGISLFLIFYRKLSPENMSVKNELVTDNQLDINKKASETEIPEAAE, encoded by the coding sequence ATGAAATCACGAAACGCTTATTTATTTTCAGTAATTGTTATTCTATTCATATTATTCCTTGACCAATCCATCAAGATTTGGGTCAAGACGCACATGCATCAAGGGCAGGAAATTCTTATTTTTGGTCAATCCTGGGCAAGAATTCACTTCGTAGAAAATGAAGGCATGGCATTTGGATTAAGCTTTGGAGGTGCAACTGGCAAACTTGCCCTGAGCATTTTTAGAATATTGGCGGTGCTTTTTTTATTTTACCTGCTTGGCAAGCTTATCAAGTCGAAAGAAAATCCTGCTCTGATTCTTGCCTTTTCTATGATTCTTGCTGGGGCATTGGGGAATATCATTGATTCAGCATTTTACGGAATGTTATTTTCTTATTCACCTTTCCATGGCGGAGTTGCCGAATTTTTACCTCCTGATGGAGGATATGCGCCATTTTTAATGGGTAGGGTAGTGGATATGTTTTATTTTCCCCTTATCCAATCTACATTCCCTTCCTGGGTCCCGATATGGGGAGGTCAGGAATTTGAGTTCTTTAGACCGGTTTTTAATTTGGCAGACTCCTCAATCTTTATCGGAATTTCTTTGTTTCTAATTTTCTATCGTAAATTATCCCCTGAGAATATGTCCGTAAAAAATGAATTAGTAACTGATAATCAATTAGATATAAACAAAAAAGCTTCCGAAACCGAAATTCCGGAAGCTGCCGAATAA
- a CDS encoding S41 family peptidase, with the protein MDKLKWPLGFAIIFILCLGSAWNYNKYFEITKNIEIFANVYKEINANYVDETDPSKLMKAGIDAMLNTLDPFTNYISEAQIENYRLVLEGRYNGIGAKAKKIGDYVTITEIYKDYPAFKAGLQIGDRVLEVNGLDAKGKESEDLYQIMRGVPKSEVEIKIQRPGEKETRTLKLIRDEVNIPNVPYFGMVNDQVGYLTLATFTENAGRNVQEAVVKLKKENPGMKGIILDLRENGGGLLHEAVNVCNTFLPQGQLIASTKSKLKETDQNYSTMAGAVDENIPLVVLINKNSASASEIVSGAIQDLDRGVIIGQISYGKGLVQNTKDVGYNAKVKLTIAKYYIPSGRCIQSVRYDNGQKVHLSDSLRSAFKTKNGRIVFDGGGVKPDIELKEADYPIIVQKLIDESWIFNYCTDYLLKNPPPADAKSFKFEKTDEFIDFLKSSKFDDRSVLEQKLKELQDLTLDNPSNGLTEELGHIKKELDQDQWIQIEKHKDLIGFIIGEELVSRKFYESGKLLNRLQHDPLVKEGIKIIGDQEKYNGILKGKSN; encoded by the coding sequence ATGGATAAATTAAAATGGCCTTTAGGTTTTGCAATCATTTTTATTCTGTGTCTGGGATCGGCGTGGAATTATAATAAGTATTTTGAGATTACCAAAAACATAGAAATTTTTGCAAATGTGTACAAAGAAATCAATGCAAATTATGTAGATGAGACCGACCCATCCAAGTTGATGAAGGCTGGGATTGATGCCATGTTAAACACTCTTGATCCTTTTACTAATTATATCTCTGAGGCCCAGATTGAAAATTACCGACTTGTATTGGAAGGCCGCTACAACGGTATTGGGGCAAAGGCCAAGAAAATCGGAGATTATGTTACCATCACTGAAATTTATAAAGATTACCCGGCATTTAAAGCCGGGTTGCAGATAGGGGACAGGGTCCTTGAAGTAAATGGACTTGACGCCAAGGGTAAGGAGAGTGAAGATCTTTACCAAATCATGAGGGGTGTACCCAAGTCAGAGGTCGAAATTAAGATTCAAAGACCCGGAGAAAAAGAAACAAGAACATTAAAATTAATCAGGGATGAGGTAAATATACCGAATGTACCATATTTTGGTATGGTAAATGATCAGGTAGGGTATTTAACTTTGGCAACGTTTACTGAAAATGCCGGTAGAAATGTTCAAGAAGCAGTAGTTAAACTAAAAAAAGAGAATCCAGGAATGAAGGGAATCATACTGGACCTCAGGGAGAATGGTGGTGGATTGTTGCACGAGGCTGTCAATGTCTGTAATACATTTCTTCCCCAAGGGCAACTTATAGCAAGCACTAAAAGTAAATTAAAAGAGACTGATCAGAATTACAGCACAATGGCAGGGGCTGTAGATGAGAATATACCCTTGGTTGTTTTGATAAACAAAAACTCCGCCTCTGCCTCTGAAATTGTTAGTGGAGCCATACAAGACCTGGACCGTGGGGTCATTATTGGGCAAATTTCTTATGGTAAGGGTTTGGTTCAGAACACCAAGGATGTGGGTTATAATGCAAAAGTTAAATTAACAATTGCCAAATATTATATTCCATCTGGCAGATGTATTCAGAGTGTGAGATATGATAATGGGCAGAAAGTTCATTTGTCAGATTCTCTGAGATCAGCCTTTAAAACAAAAAATGGAAGAATTGTATTTGACGGAGGAGGAGTGAAGCCAGACATTGAATTGAAAGAAGCGGACTACCCTATAATTGTCCAAAAATTGATAGATGAAAGTTGGATTTTTAATTATTGTACCGATTACCTGCTGAAAAATCCACCACCTGCGGATGCCAAGAGTTTTAAATTTGAAAAAACCGATGAATTTATAGATTTTCTAAAAAGCAGTAAGTTTGATGATCGATCAGTTTTAGAGCAAAAACTGAAGGAATTACAGGATTTAACATTAGATAACCCTTCGAATGGGCTAACCGAGGAACTTGGGCATATTAAAAAGGAACTTGACCAGGATCAGTGGATTCAAATTGAAAAGCACAAGGATCTTATAGGTTTTATAATAGGAGAGGAACTGGTTTCCAGAAAATTTTATGAAAGTGGTAAGCTACTAAACCGATTACAACATGACCCTTTGGTCAAAGAAGGTATAAAAATTATAGGGGATCAGGAAAAGTATAATGGCATCCTAAAAGGAAAATCAAACTAG
- a CDS encoding helix-turn-helix transcriptional regulator, giving the protein MRNKKNETITLKKGGKEIQLDYADLRKAVLVLRAVNHKLRQRVIDLLEEQDKLTVTDIYIKLRLEQSVASQHLAILRRAGVVATDRQGKFIYYSLDRDRLNQISKLVEELAG; this is encoded by the coding sequence ATGAGGAATAAAAAAAACGAAACGATTACACTGAAAAAGGGTGGCAAAGAAATTCAGCTCGATTATGCGGATCTTAGAAAGGCCGTATTGGTTTTGCGTGCTGTCAACCACAAGCTTCGGCAAAGGGTTATTGACCTGTTGGAAGAGCAGGACAAGCTCACTGTAACCGACATTTACATCAAGTTGAGGTTGGAGCAATCTGTAGCCTCACAGCATCTTGCCATTTTGCGCAGAGCAGGGGTTGTTGCGACCGACAGGCAAGGTAAATTTATTTATTATTCTCTGGATCGTGATCGTTTGAACCAAATATCCAAGCTTGTTGAAGAATTGGCTGGATAG
- the serS gene encoding serine--tRNA ligase, translating into MIELKILRNETERVIAGLKKRNISQEQLDLVQEIIFLDDQRKLSQANMDQRLSQINQLSKEIGLAMKSNDLASAEKNKLEVARLKEENKEYEELLNSSLKLIEEKLIQLPNIPHVSVPEGKSADDNLVYKDWTDPMPDLPEDALPHWELAKKYKVFDMELGVKITGSGFILYRNNGAKLQRALINFFLDEASKLGYEEIQAPLMVNADSARATGQLPDKEAQMYFVEKDELYLIPTAEVPVTNIYRDVILKEADFPVLLTGYTPCFRREAGSYGAHVKGLNRVHQFDKVEIVRIEHPDNSYAALELMLNHVENLLKKLELPYRILRLCGGDMGFASALTYDFEVFSAAQKRWLEVSSVSNFETFQTNRMKLRFKNENGETQYAHSLNGSALALARIVAAILENHQTSNGIKIPKALQSYFGSEWIN; encoded by the coding sequence ATGATTGAATTAAAAATACTCAGAAACGAAACGGAAAGGGTTATTGCCGGTTTAAAGAAAAGAAATATCAGCCAAGAACAATTAGATCTGGTTCAGGAAATAATATTTCTGGACGACCAGCGTAAATTATCTCAAGCCAATATGGATCAGAGGCTATCCCAAATTAACCAATTGTCTAAAGAGATTGGCTTAGCAATGAAATCAAATGATCTTGCTTCCGCCGAAAAAAACAAACTGGAAGTCGCACGACTTAAAGAAGAAAATAAGGAGTACGAAGAATTGCTCAACTCTAGCCTCAAATTAATTGAGGAAAAGCTTATCCAGTTACCTAATATTCCACATGTTTCTGTTCCGGAGGGAAAATCCGCCGATGACAATCTTGTATATAAAGATTGGACCGACCCAATGCCTGATCTGCCGGAAGATGCCTTACCACATTGGGAATTAGCTAAGAAATATAAGGTTTTCGATATGGAATTAGGGGTTAAAATAACCGGTTCAGGCTTCATTTTATACCGTAATAATGGTGCAAAACTTCAAAGGGCCCTCATAAATTTTTTCCTCGATGAAGCCAGCAAATTGGGTTATGAAGAAATTCAGGCTCCCCTTATGGTAAATGCTGATTCTGCTCGAGCAACAGGCCAACTCCCTGATAAGGAGGCTCAAATGTATTTTGTGGAAAAAGATGAACTTTATCTTATTCCAACTGCCGAAGTGCCCGTCACTAATATTTACCGGGATGTGATTCTGAAAGAAGCCGATTTCCCTGTCCTTTTGACCGGATATACCCCTTGTTTCAGAAGAGAGGCCGGCTCTTATGGGGCTCATGTTAAAGGTCTGAATAGGGTTCATCAATTTGATAAAGTTGAAATTGTAAGAATTGAACATCCCGATAATTCGTATGCAGCGTTGGAACTTATGCTAAATCATGTAGAAAATCTCCTTAAAAAACTCGAACTCCCATATCGCATCTTAAGATTGTGTGGGGGTGATATGGGGTTTGCCTCTGCGCTAACTTACGATTTTGAAGTTTTTTCAGCTGCTCAGAAAAGATGGCTCGAAGTAAGTTCGGTATCCAATTTTGAAACTTTTCAGACAAATCGTATGAAATTACGCTTTAAGAACGAAAATGGAGAAACTCAATATGCCCATTCTCTAAATGGAAGTGCACTCGCCTTGGCAAGGATAGTTGCCGCTATACTTGAAAATCATCAAACGTCCAATGGTATTAAAATCCCAAAGGCCCTTCAGAGCTATTTTGGAAGTGAATGGATCAATTAA
- a CDS encoding redoxin domain-containing protein, protein MKQNWHFKFLMTFLISINGLYAQSDSCHLKFKVNGFNGGKIKMIGVYADQNYIADSTMMNDLGEFEFKRKSPFKPGYFYIILPDYSSFHMMINDEQFFTMEANKGDYINSMKVSGSIDNELLYQSMILQSRHEKKFDSLNEQKSKQANNPEVIKKIEAALELINVERKDYMRNLEAKYPNVFFTKFKIAGQNPEVPDFRKPNGEPDISKKLEFFRLNFWNGVDLKDTRLLATPVIVNKLNRFITDLTVQQPDSIIRQADFVIQKSLENPEMFQFFTNYIALKYQPSKTKVMDGEAVYVHIIDKYFTKDRAFWLTEKELADLRKKAWEMSASLLNRIGPDVISVDPNGQTKSIYGIKKPYIIVFMYDPKCEHCQEETPKLKQFYEEWKNKGVEVFAIVLNAKDQEWRDFIKKYQVQNWINVHDPTNASIYAKYYVDITPEMYVLNKERKIIGKNLKVEQLKIILERDMGISN, encoded by the coding sequence ATGAAACAAAATTGGCACTTTAAATTTCTTATGACATTTTTGATTTCAATCAATGGATTATACGCTCAATCGGATAGCTGCCACCTCAAATTTAAAGTAAATGGTTTTAACGGAGGTAAAATCAAAATGATTGGGGTATATGCTGATCAAAATTATATAGCGGACAGCACGATGATGAATGATTTGGGGGAATTCGAGTTTAAGCGAAAATCTCCTTTCAAGCCCGGATATTTTTATATTATTCTTCCTGATTATTCGAGTTTCCATATGATGATAAATGACGAGCAATTTTTCACCATGGAGGCTAATAAGGGAGATTACATTAACAGTATGAAGGTAAGCGGCTCAATTGATAATGAACTATTATATCAATCGATGATTCTTCAAAGCAGGCATGAAAAAAAATTCGATTCTCTAAATGAGCAAAAGTCAAAGCAAGCAAACAATCCCGAAGTAATAAAAAAGATTGAAGCAGCATTAGAATTGATCAATGTGGAGAGGAAGGATTACATGAGAAATCTGGAGGCAAAATATCCAAATGTTTTTTTTACAAAATTTAAAATTGCTGGACAAAATCCTGAAGTTCCAGATTTTCGTAAGCCAAACGGGGAGCCTGACATCAGTAAAAAATTAGAGTTTTTCAGACTTAATTTTTGGAATGGTGTCGACTTGAAGGACACGAGATTGCTTGCAACTCCAGTCATTGTTAATAAGCTGAATCGTTTTATCACAGATCTTACTGTGCAGCAGCCAGATTCTATTATAAGGCAGGCAGATTTTGTTATTCAAAAATCACTGGAGAATCCGGAAATGTTTCAATTTTTTACAAATTATATTGCTTTAAAATACCAGCCATCCAAAACAAAAGTTATGGATGGGGAGGCTGTTTATGTTCATATCATTGATAAATATTTCACAAAAGACCGTGCATTTTGGTTGACTGAAAAAGAACTGGCAGATTTGCGAAAAAAGGCGTGGGAAATGAGCGCTAGTCTCTTGAACAGAATTGGTCCTGATGTAATTTCTGTTGATCCGAATGGGCAAACCAAGTCAATTTACGGAATAAAAAAACCGTATATCATTGTATTTATGTACGATCCAAAGTGTGAACATTGTCAGGAGGAGACCCCGAAGTTGAAGCAGTTTTATGAAGAATGGAAAAATAAAGGGGTAGAGGTTTTTGCAATCGTTTTGAATGCAAAAGATCAGGAATGGAGAGATTTCATAAAGAAATATCAGGTGCAAAATTGGATCAATGTGCATGATCCAACAAATGCTTCGATTTATGCAAAATATTACGTAGATATCACCCCAGAAATGTATGTGCTGAATAAGGAGCGAAAAATAATTGGTAAAAACCTAAAGGTTGAGCAGCTCAAAATAATTTTAGAACGTGATATGGGAATTTCTAATTAG
- the tsaB gene encoding tRNA (adenosine(37)-N6)-threonylcarbamoyltransferase complex dimerization subunit type 1 TsaB: protein MSKLLHVETSGMTCSIAVSCEGRIVSEINKKAADPVKFLNLSIQECLSESGFKLTQIEAVSINTGPGAYTALRAGLATVKGICVGLNIPLIQINGMRLLVEVVKSSIANEVQTIIAAKSIRKDDYFVCLFQKDGTLMKEIQSTRIDDTFYLTHHLKSDNALIVGTDLNEIYFQIFDNQIFMKSISLLARHQIDLGFSSFNKGRFDSIQKSVPEYLMDPNITKAKQKLPNSLN, encoded by the coding sequence TTGAGTAAGCTTTTACATGTAGAGACTTCTGGTATGACCTGTTCCATTGCAGTGTCCTGTGAGGGAAGGATTGTCAGTGAAATCAATAAGAAGGCAGCAGATCCGGTTAAATTCCTGAATTTAAGTATCCAGGAATGTCTCAGTGAATCTGGGTTTAAGTTAACGCAAATAGAGGCTGTCAGTATTAACACCGGTCCAGGAGCTTATACTGCTCTCAGAGCAGGTCTTGCCACTGTAAAAGGTATCTGTGTGGGTTTGAATATACCTCTGATCCAAATTAATGGAATGAGGCTTTTGGTAGAAGTGGTTAAAAGTTCTATTGCTAATGAGGTTCAAACCATAATTGCCGCAAAGTCAATTCGAAAGGATGATTATTTTGTTTGTCTTTTCCAAAAGGACGGTACTTTAATGAAGGAGATTCAGTCAACAAGAATTGATGATACCTTTTATCTTACGCATCATTTAAAATCAGATAATGCACTTATAGTAGGTACAGATCTAAACGAAATATATTTTCAAATATTTGATAATCAAATATTTATGAAAAGTATTTCTCTTTTAGCAAGGCATCAAATAGATTTGGGATTCAGCAGTTTTAATAAGGGCAGGTTTGACTCAATTCAGAAGTCGGTACCAGAATATTTGATGGACCCAAACATTACCAAGGCGAAGCAAAAGTTACCTAACTCATTGAACTAA
- a CDS encoding mechanosensitive ion channel, whose protein sequence is MLILSTQAISGYTDFLAHLAALVVDYLPRLLGAILAYIVGTVLIRWISSVVRRALMARDFDPSLQSFLASLIRMSLIILLLLFVFSILGVNMTSFAAILAGLAVGVGAALNGTLGNFAGGVMMLIFKPFKLGDQIEAQGFTGRVIEQGIFNTYLLSNENKTIILANGALSTGTIVNLTSFGNLRVEILMPLNLNNDFEKAKKIALSATRTVEKVLSDPPAEFQILRFSENSATIAVRPFCKEDDYWLVYFETQKKVKEAFDENQITFPLTENKIQIVPLPKGS, encoded by the coding sequence ATGCTAATTTTATCGACCCAGGCAATAAGCGGATATACAGATTTTCTTGCACACCTAGCTGCGTTGGTGGTAGATTATTTGCCTAGGTTGCTGGGAGCTATTTTGGCATATATTGTCGGCACTGTGTTAATCCGATGGATTTCCTCAGTGGTCAGACGAGCTTTAATGGCCAGAGATTTCGACCCATCCTTACAATCTTTTTTGGCTTCTCTGATTCGCATGTCTTTGATTATTCTATTGCTCCTTTTTGTTTTTAGCATCCTAGGGGTGAACATGACCTCCTTTGCAGCCATACTCGCAGGGTTGGCTGTAGGTGTTGGTGCCGCACTTAACGGAACATTGGGCAATTTTGCCGGAGGAGTAATGATGTTGATTTTTAAGCCGTTCAAACTTGGAGACCAAATAGAGGCACAGGGGTTCACCGGCAGGGTGATTGAACAAGGAATTTTCAATACCTACTTACTAAGCAATGAAAATAAAACGATAATTCTTGCTAATGGAGCCTTGTCCACCGGCACTATTGTTAACTTGACTTCTTTTGGAAACTTAAGGGTGGAAATTCTGATGCCCCTGAACTTAAATAATGATTTTGAAAAAGCTAAAAAAATAGCTCTTTCAGCAACAAGGACCGTTGAAAAAGTATTGTCCGACCCCCCTGCTGAATTTCAAATACTCAGGTTCTCTGAAAACAGTGCTACAATTGCTGTTAGACCATTTTGTAAAGAGGATGATTACTGGCTGGTCTATTTTGAAACCCAGAAAAAAGTGAAAGAAGCTTTTGACGAAAACCAGATTACTTTTCCTCTGACAGAGAATAAAATTCAAATTGTCCCATTACCTAAAGGTTCATGA
- a CDS encoding helix-turn-helix transcriptional regulator encodes MKKTKVTFNAVKLDYSCELMRALAHPLRLQILQFIDKQGIVNVNKIYNALKIEQSVTSQHLSILKLAGVLQTEKVGKYVHCKINYECVYRAQQAVKNFIGTSKKSA; translated from the coding sequence ATGAAGAAGACTAAGGTAACTTTCAATGCAGTTAAGCTCGACTATTCCTGTGAGCTGATGAGGGCATTAGCCCATCCACTGCGCCTGCAAATTCTGCAATTTATTGACAAGCAAGGTATTGTAAATGTAAACAAGATCTACAATGCTTTGAAAATTGAGCAATCTGTGACATCACAGCATCTCAGTATTTTAAAGCTTGCAGGGGTGTTGCAGACAGAAAAAGTGGGAAAGTATGTGCACTGTAAAATCAATTACGAGTGTGTATACCGAGCACAACAAGCAGTTAAAAATTTTATAGGAACCAGTAAAAAATCTGCCTAA
- a CDS encoding zinc metallopeptidase produces the protein MIFNILAMVMSGIGYLVHTRLKSKFEYYGQIAIKSGLSGKEVAEQMLAHYGIFDVQVHESQGMLSDHYNPLNKTVNLSSEVYHGRSIASAAVSAHECGHAVQHDTSYAMLQLRSKIVPVVKIASLAQQFLLVFAFMLANTFPTLLLITIIAFMITTLFSLITLPVEFDASRRALVWLDETGVAKGQEYEGAKDALKWAAMTYVASALSSLVMLIFLILRYMSSDRE, from the coding sequence ATGATTTTCAATATCCTGGCTATGGTTATGTCCGGTATTGGGTATCTGGTCCATACCAGATTAAAATCAAAATTTGAATATTACGGTCAGATAGCCATTAAATCTGGACTTTCCGGCAAGGAAGTGGCGGAACAAATGCTCGCCCATTATGGTATATTTGATGTCCAGGTACACGAATCTCAAGGTATGCTCTCAGATCATTACAACCCCCTTAACAAGACAGTTAACCTGAGTTCCGAAGTTTATCATGGTAGATCAATTGCTTCTGCTGCTGTTTCTGCACACGAATGCGGTCACGCAGTACAACATGATACATCCTATGCTATGCTTCAACTTCGTTCTAAAATTGTCCCGGTAGTTAAAATAGCCTCTCTTGCACAACAATTTCTACTGGTGTTTGCATTTATGCTTGCCAATACCTTTCCCACCTTGTTATTGATCACAATAATTGCTTTTATGATCACAACTCTGTTCAGTCTGATTACACTTCCTGTTGAATTTGATGCCAGCAGAAGGGCTTTGGTGTGGCTGGATGAAACCGGTGTGGCTAAAGGCCAAGAATATGAAGGTGCTAAGGATGCTCTGAAATGGGCTGCCATGACCTATGTCGCTTCAGCACTTTCCTCACTTGTAATGTTAATCTTTCTGATTTTAAGATACATGTCTTCAGACCGGGAATAA
- a CDS encoding elongation factor G, with amino-acid sequence MSTDPKHIRNVVLLGHSHCGKTSMIEAMLYESKAITRRGTVEAGNTVSDFSDIEQERRGSLFSKLMHVSWKESKINLVDTPGSDDFVGEILSSMKVADLGIMVLNAAHGVEVGTELIWEYKEKFQLPGMFVINQCDHEKADFESTLEQAIARFGPKLIPFQYPVNTGKSFNAIVDALRMVMYEFSPDGGKPIKKDIPPSELDRANKMHNAIVEAAAENDDTLMEHFFETGNLEESELAEGLRKGIAKQQLFPVFCVSSIKNMGTGRIMGFINDVCPSPADRPLTKLTKGELAISTSGPATIFIYKTFSEPKVGRISYFKVYSGKVKAGDELINNSNRGHERINQIFVSNGKNRESVNELVAGDLGALVKLKDSHTNNTLSIKGNDIEIEPIPFPEPRIRTAIHTENKNDLEKLVKAIHEIQEEDPTLIFEQSMRLKQNLLHGQGQMHLDLVKYRIEKLHGLHMDFVKPRIPYLETITKSSDTSYRHKKQSGGSGQFAEVHMRVEPYYENMPEPAGLTVRNKEIEELEWGGKFAFYWCIVGGSIDTKFSNAIKKGIMNKMIEGPLTGSYCTNIRVSVYDGKMHPVDSNDMAFQIAGTMAFKEAFQHAGAQIMEPVYDLEILCSDEVMGDIMGDLQTRRAIIVGMDSDGHYQKVKAKVPLSEMHNYSSSLRSLSQGKAKFSMKIAEYAPVSPDIQQKLLQEYQAIHKEAEE; translated from the coding sequence ATGAGCACTGATCCCAAACACATCAGAAATGTAGTTTTGCTGGGCCACTCCCATTGTGGCAAAACCAGCATGATTGAAGCAATGCTTTATGAGTCAAAAGCAATTACCCGCAGAGGAACTGTGGAAGCCGGAAATACGGTATCCGATTTTAGTGATATTGAACAGGAAAGAAGAGGTAGCTTATTCAGCAAACTCATGCATGTCAGTTGGAAGGAGTCTAAAATCAATCTTGTAGATACCCCGGGGTCAGATGATTTTGTTGGTGAAATATTGTCCTCCATGAAAGTGGCCGACCTTGGTATCATGGTTTTGAATGCTGCTCATGGTGTAGAAGTTGGAACTGAATTGATTTGGGAATACAAGGAAAAATTTCAACTTCCCGGAATGTTTGTAATTAATCAATGCGACCATGAAAAAGCCGATTTTGAAAGTACCTTGGAACAAGCTATAGCAAGGTTTGGCCCAAAATTAATCCCTTTCCAATATCCGGTTAATACCGGAAAGAGTTTCAACGCTATTGTTGATGCCTTAAGAATGGTGATGTATGAATTTAGCCCGGATGGGGGGAAACCTATAAAAAAAGATATTCCACCTTCTGAATTGGACCGGGCAAATAAAATGCACAATGCAATTGTAGAAGCGGCTGCCGAAAATGATGACACCTTAATGGAACATTTTTTTGAAACAGGGAATTTGGAAGAATCTGAACTCGCAGAAGGCCTAAGAAAAGGTATTGCTAAGCAGCAGTTGTTCCCCGTATTTTGTGTCTCTTCCATTAAAAATATGGGAACAGGGAGAATCATGGGATTTATCAACGATGTTTGTCCTTCCCCTGCAGACAGACCCCTTACCAAACTTACTAAAGGTGAATTGGCAATTTCAACTTCTGGGCCTGCTACAATTTTTATATATAAGACCTTTAGCGAACCTAAAGTCGGTAGAATTTCTTACTTCAAAGTATACTCCGGTAAAGTGAAAGCCGGCGATGAACTAATCAATAATTCCAATAGGGGACACGAAAGAATTAATCAGATCTTTGTTTCAAATGGAAAAAATCGTGAATCTGTCAATGAATTGGTAGCTGGCGATTTAGGCGCCTTGGTGAAATTAAAAGACAGCCATACCAATAATACTCTGAGCATCAAAGGCAATGATATTGAGATTGAACCTATTCCTTTTCCAGAACCAAGAATCAGAACCGCAATCCACACGGAAAATAAAAATGATTTGGAAAAATTGGTCAAGGCTATTCATGAAATTCAGGAAGAAGATCCAACGCTAATTTTCGAACAATCCATGAGGCTTAAACAAAATCTTTTACATGGGCAAGGACAAATGCATCTCGATCTTGTAAAATACAGAATAGAGAAATTACATGGACTGCATATGGATTTTGTTAAACCAAGAATACCTTATCTCGAAACCATCACAAAATCCTCAGATACCTCCTATCGCCATAAAAAACAATCAGGAGGGTCAGGCCAGTTTGCTGAAGTGCATATGCGCGTTGAACCATATTATGAAAATATGCCTGAGCCGGCAGGGTTAACGGTAAGAAACAAGGAAATTGAGGAATTGGAGTGGGGTGGAAAATTTGCATTTTATTGGTGTATAGTGGGTGGTTCCATTGATACAAAATTTTCAAATGCAATTAAGAAAGGAATCATGAACAAGATGATAGAGGGCCCTCTAACTGGTTCATATTGCACCAACATCAGAGTTTCTGTGTATGATGGTAAAATGCATCCTGTAGATTCCAATGACATGGCTTTCCAGATTGCAGGTACCATGGCATTTAAAGAAGCTTTCCAGCATGCCGGGGCCCAAATTATGGAACCGGTTTATGACCTTGAAATATTATGTTCAGATGAAGTGATGGGTGACATTATGGGTGATTTGCAAACCAGAAGGGCAATCATTGTTGGAATGGATTCTGATGGACATTATCAGAAAGTTAAGGCCAAGGTCCCATTATCTGAAATGCATAATTATTCTTCATCACTTAGATCTCTTTCTCAAGGTAAAGCCAAATTTTCCATGAAGATTGCAGAGTATGCGCCGGTATCTCCGGACATCCAGCAAAAACTCTTGCAAGAATATCAGGCGATTCATAAAGAAGCAGAAGAATAA